GCTGTGAGTCCCCTTACCACAGCAAGCTCTTCCTCCAGCAGGAGGAAGCTTCCTGTTCAGGAGGGGCTGCAGTTTTAGTTCAGGGCATGGGCTGAGCGGGAGGGAATGGCAGTAACCCCTTGGGAGCCAGGAGGTGCAGTGCAGCTGTCTCAGGGCTGGAGGTGCAGGCTTGGCCTCTGCGCTGACTCCCTTGACCAAGCATCCCCGtttcttccccatcccagcagccACAGAAGGGCATGACCGTGGGTTGTTGGCATCCATGCTTTCCCCTTCATGATGAAGGATCAAGCTGGGTACCTTGAATGAATttttgtgcgtgtgtgtgcatgtgtgaagTCTTTTTGTGGAGAGGGTCTCAGGTCAGGCATGTAAGAGCTCACCAGGGAAGGGCTGGCGCTGCGCTGTGCCCAGCCAAGGGAAGGGGCAGGCAGCATGAAGGGCAGCCGTGATGCCACCGGACTGATGCCAGAGGGTGGCGTGCAACCGGTGCAGAAATCCAGCCGGGGGGACCAGCCCTTAACTCCCTGATACGGATGCTTCCTAATGCTGCGCAGCCACGAGAGTGGGagagaaaggggagggagaggggagaaagggagggatgGGACAGCGCAGAGGGCACTAGGATAAGGAGTGCAAGAAGGTAGTTCCATGTTAGCTAAGATGTAAGTAAATACTAAATATTTGATAGGCATATTTTTGCTCTTAAGTTCTTTGGTAAGGCTGGACTTTTCTCGCTGATTCACTCTCTTCCTCAGTCTTCTTGGTTTATCACTCTCGCGCTTCCCCTCTCGCTCCCTCACTCTGGCACACAATGAAGAGgctcttttttaataaatggatTACACGCTCTACactataaataaatacaggaatTAAGATTCCAACTTGTTCCAGCGATAAGCAAACAAAGATGCTGAATCCCCCCCTCGGCCCTCAGACAGGAGAGTCCCTGGGGAAGCTGCACATGTGCCTCTGCACGTGTGGGCCGGTGCTGGCACTTTGCTTTTGTGTGCATACGCTACCGTGCGTGTTTCTGTGCACTACTGGGGTCAGGGGGACGGTGCACCTCTGAGCAGGAGAGCACGAAAGCAGGAGAGGGTGCACACGTGGGTGCATGGGTGCCCAGGTGCCCTTCCCAACAGGGAGCTTGCACATGGTGGCACACACTGAGCATTTGCTGCTGGGTGAGGGGACACTGACACCTCGCCCTTTTGTTTCCCAGTGAAGAAGATGAGACAGGATCCTTGCTGAGCACAGACGCTGTGGCATCTGAGATGGAGCCCAGTGCCTGGTAGGTTCACAGCTTCCCACGCTCACTGGCAACACGGGAAGACAACGGGAGTGTGGGTGGTGGGATGCTCCTGGCTGCTCCGGGCTTGTCCTTTCGACAGGAGGGACATTTCAGATACGGCTCTCTTGTTCCTTGCCCCCGACCCCACAGCAGGATGCCTCCATTCTTCTGCATCCACTCGCTGCAGCTTTGGCATCTCCTCCTCCTGGTCTCGGCCGTCCCTCCTCCCGGCGTCTGGTCTCTTCGCTCCCGGGGCCCCGCAGCCCCTCGGCCCCTCTGCACCCGTCGGAGCCCCTCAGCCCCACGGCCCATTTGCATCTGGGACAGGACCTCGCTGCCGGAGAGGGATTCTCGCCTCGCCCCGCGCCAGCGCGCCCTGCCGCCCCGGGGGGGAGAGCTGCGGCACGTCGTGCGGCTGAGGCGGCAGGCGGCCGGCGCCCGCCCGGCCACCCCGTCCGGCTTCGAGGACGGCATGCCCTCCTCCCAGTACCCCTGGGCCATCGTGTGGGGCCCCACGGTGTCGGATGAGGACGGAGGGGACGCCAACTCGGCCAACCCAGGCTTCCCGCCGCTGGGATACACCTTCGTCTCGCCACATGGCATGGCAACGGCGCAGCCCAACTCCCACTCGCTCCTGCACAACGCGGGGCTCAACCTGCGGGAGACCCCGGCCACCCTGCGGCCCTTCCTGTTTGGGCCCCGGGGGGAAGGTAAATCTGCCTTTTGCTTCTttcaccccccccaaccctgcAGGGGCAGGTCCCTGTGCAGAATTCATGGGGTCCCCAGTAGGAACCTCCCTTTGCACTGCTGCTCTCCGGGGACCGGTGGCGGTGGCCATCACACCCCCGTCTCCTGCTCTCTCTCGCAGGCGTGGACCCCCAGCTGTACGTCACCATCACCATCTCCATCATCATTGTCCTGGTTGCCACCGGGATCATATTCAAGTTCTGGTGAGTGGGGTTTGCACTGACGGAGGCTGCCATGATACCGGTGTCTGCAGATGGGTGGGTAGGAGGACTGTGGGCTTAGGACACATTTGTCCCAAGGGCGCAGATCTGGTGCTTCAAGCCCTGGAGAGGTTTGGCACATGGCTGAGCCCTAACGCTGAGCATAGCGGGGTCCCATGAACCTCTCCATCACCAAGGGCTGGCGAGTGTCTGACAGGCGCTCTTTACCTCACCCCTTGTCTCTCTCCAAAGCTGGGACCGTAACCAGAAACGCCGGCGCCACTCGGGGCAGCAGAGCggtgggaggcagcaggagagccagCAGCCCCTCGCAGACCTCTCCCCCACCACCGTCAGTATCCTGGGGCCCTACGGTGATTCCCTGGCCCCCACACCGGAGGCGGAGGAATCCAGGCAGGGCCAGGAGAAACTGGGGGGCCATGGGAAGAGCACGGCCTTCCAGCTGAACCGGTGAGTGGCCGGTGAGCCGGGGCAGGAGGTGTCGGCAGGGGACAGGGGACAGGCAAGCTGAGCAGGACAAAGGTGCCGGTCTGTTAGCGGTGGAGCAGCGCGAGTGCCTGTTGCTAATTCATTTCCGACTCCCTTTTCCCTCCAGAATCCCACTGGTGAACCTGTGATGCTCACGGGAGAAGCAGAGCTGGCTCCCCACACCTCCTGTCACAGCTGGCGAGCACAGCCTCCCGCCGCCTCTGCTACCCCAGGAATAAACAACCTCCTTGTGCCACggcccaccaccaccacaccacCACCATCAGTAACTAACTCCACCAGGATGTGCCTGGGCAAATGGACAAGCTGGGCCTCCTTAGCCTCCTGCTGGGGGAAGGTtgggggaccccccccccccagcccactTAGGACAGGGTGATGAGAGAGCAGGgtggtgggagggaagagagcTGGTGGTGGTGTGAAATCTCAGCCTCCCTGGCCCGTCTCCTAGCACAAACACTTGGATCTCCGTGACTCTCTCACCAGTGCATGCCTGGCATTGGGGGTAGGCAAGGTGGAAAGGCGTACCCCTGTCCCCGTGGGCCCTAACCCCTCTGTGTGTCCCTTCCCACGTCGTGTGTTTTGAAGTGAACGTCTGGAGTTCAGTGGCTGCAGGATTGCCCGCCGGGGCTCGGTCTCCGCTCAGCCGGGACTCAGGTGGTGGCAGGGTCTTTTGTTGCCAAGGCCTTGGCCCTTCTGCGGGTCCCAAGGAGGGGTGAAGCTTGGGCAGAAGAGGCTCACACAGCACCTGGGCCCCCTCAGCAACCCACTTCCTTGAAGGAAACATTATCTCCCCTCTAGATGGAAGATATTCacatctttccattttctttctgcctaacactcttgggttttttctcttcagctttttaTCTTCCATCATCTCTCTGTCcccaatttttttctctcagttcCTCCCCCTGCCACTTCTCTTGCCAGTTAAAGTTGGAAAAGGTTCCTTTAGCTTTCCAAATGTTTTGATCTCTTGGAAGCCTCCTTGCTGTCCTCTTCCACCCCTCAGTCTGCTTCAGAAAGGTTTTCCTGAAGAGCATCAGTCTATGGTGATGTTCTTCAGAAAATCTCAGGCAAAGCCCTCCGCCCAGCATGTTATTTAGGAAGCATCCTGTACACTGGGATACTGCTGAAGCATGGCatgcagatgctgctgggcatgaGGAACTTAAGGCTGATGGGCTGAGGTAGGGAGTTGCATTCAAACACTGATGCCACAGGCAACAAGCAGCAGCCGTGACTCTCTACGCCTGGGATGACAAAGAGCAATTTAGACTTGACCTTGGGAACATTTGGAGGGTTGCCACGTACTGCTGGTAGATCTCTCCTGGAATGCAAGGTGACTGGAGACCCATGAGGCAACGCTCACCAAGGGCATGAGAGAGGGAACAACCTTCATTAAGTTATGCCTGAGCTGGTTGGGGAACAGAACCAGTGGCACAGGTATCGGTGCAAACTGGTTGCCTGAGCATGTACTTCAGGGCTGTGGTGGTCTGTAAGGCCAGCAGCCACACTGTCAGTCACTTGCGTGAGCAAGATCAGTGCGTCTCAACCTCTTCCAATGTGTGGACCCATGGGTGTCACTTTGAGGGGAGGTGGAATGCAAATTTCAGCTTAATGACAATAGTTGCTCTCCCTTGGGTTTTGTAGTGACAGACTCCACAATGACAGCCACTGAACTGATATGATGCAGATTTTGGTGAAGTCGCCCCTATACGGTACAAACACATTCAGCTGCTGCACTGATGTGGCCAGAGACAGGAAACTCACCCACAATATGAAGGCTCTTATACAAAGTCCCTGACAAAAGTCAtcttggagaaaaggaaatggatcTTTCACCTTTCATCTCTGCAGTAAAAGCCTATTCTTTGTAGGACAAAGCACAGGGATGTTCTTGAGAGGCCTGGTTCTGCCCATTTACCCAGCTGAACTGTTAGGTTATCTCCAGTCCCATCTGACTCACCGTGAAGGACATTTAAATGAGAGTGTAAATTGCAATAAGCTTTGCAAAAAACAGTAGAGATTTGGTGAAAATGACAGGTCAAATAAAATTACTGGCTTATTAAAAGCACAGAATGGCTGAAAGATGTAGGTGGAAAAGGACTCTGGAGGTCTCAAGTCTAAGCGCAGGTTGAGCCTCCACTTGTAGCAAGGGAGGGATATTATTGCTTTACTGCAGATCAATCTATTACTGAGCCTTTTCGTTATTCAGGCTCCATTCAAGGCTTTGGTGGGCGATCAAGCTGTGGATGGGCAGAGAAGGGGGCAGACGGCTGTTCCTGCCCACTGTTCCTCCTCTTGCTGGCATATCAGCGTTGGGGAAGGACATCTGCATGCAGTCTGCAAGAGGCTGCGCTGCTTATTGCTGGCAGTTTACAATATAATGCCTTGAACTGGTTTAAGTAATCTTCCAGGCCGGATTAATTAGATTGCTCTTTGATCAATAGTGTTTGTTGAAACAAGGCCAGAGTTTAGACTTTACCACTTCAAGGGCTGTCCTTGGACTTTCCCCATGCTGAATGGGGAGAAGGTCTGTAGGAAAGTGCCAGGGCACTGCAGGAGGCGTAGTGAAAACATTCTCCAACACTCGATGCAGGGAagccctgtgctctgctggCCTGGCTTTTGTGAGCTCTGCAAACAAATCAGattttggtggtttgggtttttttctcccccttaaACATGCCTCTGTTTTTGTATCTCCAGGGAGCGAAGCCTTTCATGGATACTGTGGTGAGGGGGAAGCTGGGGAATGCAGTAGAGAAAACTCTTACAATGACAGAAGCTTGGATACGCTAAACATCTTCTCCAAGACCACTTTTTTCTAGTCAGATATGTCTTTATGACAGCCATTTACTCTCTCACATAAAACAGCTTAGGTAAGGGAAACAACTTCATTGTCCTGCCCAAACGCTCATTGCTACACTTTGTCCCTGGaacaaaacattcaaaacaTGTGGACACACCAGCTTCTTCCAGTCAATAAATAATCTCACTGGATCTGTTTTCTCCATGACTGGAGCTTTACAAACCATCTTCCCCTATGCAGACTAGAGCCAGAGCATGCCCGCAGTGTCCTCCCTGGCACAGGCTAACTGTCTGTGAGATGCACACACAGATGGATTGACAGCACCAAGTACCAAGTGAGGGCAGAGGCCAGCACCTTCTCAGTCACAGCCCATCAGGTTTCCTTGCTTTCTACCTGACTGGAGGAGAAAGATCTGGATTCATTTTTTCCAATGGAAATATTACAGAGAAAGGTGTGTGGGAAAACCGACCGGGAATGTTCTTGGCCTTGGGCTGAGCCTGCCCAACATTTCTGTGCAATTGAAAGGGAGCGTCCTGGTGGGCTGGGTGAGTTGAAGGAACCATATCTCTGCTGACCTCCTGGAGGGTCCTGGCTTTGTTAACACAAGGGTGGTTTCTCTTGTGAGTGCAGTGGGAAGACCTGAGGGAGAATACCCTCTGCCCTGTATTGTTCTGGAGCAGGAACTGGAGTCTCCCCATTTACCCAGCAGTGGTATGGTCACAAAGCCAAATACTGCTTGGGCTTTCCCATCTTGTTGCTTGCAACTGGTAGGCAAGGGAGCACACCTCCGGTGTGTGCTTCCACACCAATCTTCTCGTCCAGTTTCCAGGGACTCACATCCAGCCAAATACCCCACAACTTCTGAGAGGGCTATCTACCTCTTCCTCAATGGCACCTAAGTGCCCTTGCAAATCTGGTCCTTTCATTCCCCACTCCCTTTCCAGATAAGGAAAAATGCTTGGAAAGGAGAGGTTTGTTCATTCCCTGCAAGTTCTTAAACACAAGCACCTCCAGACTGTTCTGAATTaaactgtggttttgttttttctctctgacaAACCACGTCTATGGCACAGCCTTAGAGCCGAGTCCTGCAGCACAAAAGCCCTGGGCCAAACTCCAGCTCCCCAGTTGCATCCCTGCTGATGTTTCACTGTAGCCCTGGCCCTACCTTGGCAAGATCATAGAGGGGGGGCCCTTCCTACACCAACTGCTGCTCTCTactccttttttcctgttgtttttcctctcccactgttttcctgcttcccaTGCCTGTCCTGTACCATGGTCTCCCTCCCGGTTATCTCCGCTCTCCTACTGTTTCGCTCTCCTCACTCCTCTCTCGTTCTCCCTTTGCCACTCAGTCTCGTTCTGCTGCGGCTCCCATCCTCCCCTCTgtcctccctcctgcttccctgctcAGTCTcgctcttccccctcccctgcccttgtGTGCTGTGATATATATTTTTGTAGGATTTCTCTTCTCCTCGTGGTGAAATATTCAATTCTTGTGGGATGTTAGtttcaacatttttaaataaacctttgcaaaatactgaaagcacagttcttgctgctgtggaagAGGCTGCAAGGGAGATGTCAGGGTGGGATGAGAGGGACTTCACCTCAGGCAGACCCCACTGGGATGGGGGCTCATACATCTGGCACACCACACACACCAGAAGGGGGTGGCGGGCAGGGCCAGCTGGACCCACATCCATCTTGCCTTGGTCTTCTTGCTGGCCAAAGAGGCCCTTTAACCCTCCTCATCCATTTCCGCAGGAGGTGGCCCCTGATGGAGGAGGCCTTGCACACCCACTTCTCCTCCCAGAGCAGCTGTTCTGCCTCCGgagctgctgcatcccagccacGCTCTGGGGCTTCTTATCACATGCAGGTTTGTGCTGGGAGCCAGGGTGGCCGGGAGAGGTGAGAGAAGctgaggggaagggaaggagacagAGCGATGCAGACGCAGAAGCCTCCCTCACTCTGTTCCCCGCGGCTGCCTCCGCAATTTCTATTTacagccctgctgcctcccctcctggccacagtgctgctgctgctgctgctgctggtttccaGGGCTGCTCTGTAATTAAGCATCCTTGCCTCCTGCAACTCCTCCACTTTGTAAACCCCGATATGATTGGTGCTGGGGTGAGTGCAGAGGGGATGCTGGAGACCAGCGTCAGGCACAGTGGCCACTCCGAAGGGCCACTCCCCAGCAATGGCAGGAGGGTTtctgggtgctggggatggtCCCTGGCCCCTGTTGCCTCTGCACACTTGGTGTTCGAGTCCTTCAGGCATTGGAGGGatcctctgctttgctgttgggGGAAGGAGACCAGGCCTGTCCGGGAGTCTCTGCGCACTGGAAGGACCCAGGACCACCGCCTGCAGAGGGCCAGACCCCTCCGCATGGCATCCTGTGCCCTGGGCATGATCTCTGTGAGCTGAAGAGGCTAATGGCACCTCTTCTGCCCCTCTGTCAGGTGTGTGAGGATGGAATGCCTCACCCCTGTTGCTTTAGGTGGCTGGGTACCTGATGCCCTGGCAGATCCTCTCCAGACAAGCGCATACAGTGGCTGTGGGGCCGAATAGGCTGAAGAGACTTGAGTGAGGAGGCAATAAATTCTTCCTGTGCTGACATTACAGACTCATGTACTCATCGGTGAAGTGAAATGTCTTGCACTAACCTCATGTGCTTCCAGCCAGAGCTTCAGCCCTTCCTGCTGACTTCTCTGTCATCAGATGCATTTCCTTCGGTGCCCTCTCTGCACAGGCTGAGGCTGCAGGCACTCAGACATTCCCTTTCTTCACCACGACTCTCTCCATACCTCACAGGAGAAGCAACATAAACTGccccttttttcttctggattCCTGAAACATGGAGTCCCTGGACTAGTCCCTTCCCATCACCACTCCCTTCCACATCACTGTTGCTCACCTGCCCTTGTTGAATTCCCACCTTTCTAGTCTtgtcccagccctgcctcctTCCTCAGCATCTCCCCTCTTTCCTGGTCTCCAGTTTTGTCTCCTTCCCTAGCTTCCCCCCAGCATCCTATTCTCCAGCAGGGAGCTAGAATGGAGAGCTGCATGCTGAATGAGGGGAGCAGAGATGGGAGAAATGGATGCAaccatttaaataaaagaaaaccacctTAAAACTACAACCGCATCAAGACATATGAAAATCACCCAACAAATGGTCAAAAACCAGCATGAGGCTTCGCTGACCACTGTGATTTCCTGAGAAAGAAAGTACTTCAGAAAAAGCATTATGAAAACATCTCCCAAAGCTGGGATTCCCTCCAGCTGAGTGCCTTCTATAACCTGCAATAAATTATCCCATTATGAGacggaaaaaaacccccaacccagGCAACTGTCAGCTGGAAGCGCCTGTCAGTGCAGGGATTTGGCAGCAAGCTCAGCACTCATTTGCCTCCCCTGCTCAAGGAGCTTCtccagagctggggctggatgTTAGGCCTCCGTGTGCTCCTGCTTTGCCCGACTCCCCAGCTCTGTCCTGTTGGTTATTTACACTTGGTGTGCCATTGCAGTGCACCCTGCAAGAGAGCCAGACTGACATTATGGGCAATGAGGACAGTGTGGGCAAGTACCGCTGTGGCCACCCCTGCGCTCCTCGGGGCCATGGTGTGGACTGGGCATGGCAGCACATATAAGCTGTGCTAACTCAAGTGTAAGCCTCAGCACAGAGGAGATGGACAGCTTAAGTCAGAGGTATCATCTCCACACCCTCTAAAGGGATGTGGCTGTGTAGATGGCCATTTAATTAGGAGCAATGCACAACTTGAATCTGCCATAAAGAGTCGTCCTGAAACAAGCAACCACTCATTTCAGCATCATGTAAAGGAAGTTGAGTAGTTCCCTTGGTTCACTCCTGCTTTGATCCTCAGAGGCAGAATTGAATCTTTATTGAGGGCTGCTCTGTCTCTGAGTGCACATTGCACTCAGTGAATAATAGGCCATTCAGTGACGCATTCCACATTGATCCAAAGCCCAGCTTTATCTGGGAGTGACCAGAATACAAGCAAAACCATCTTCAGCTTCAGATCAATCCCCACAAGGGATCTGGCAGGGAAAGAAATGCCAGTTTCTGCTCTGGGGCCCTGTCCTGCATCTCTGTGGCTCCTAGTTAGAGCTCCAGTGGCAGGAGAGTAGATGCTTTAGGCCAGCCCCTCTAGTTTGAAGGCCAGACTTCATCAACGCCTGGACATACCACAAGGGTTtaacaagcaagcaagcaagcaagcctGGCTGACTTATTTTCTGAATGTCAGAAGAGCATAGTTTGATGCCTACAGCATGCACTGGTCAAATCTCCATTACAGCCTGGCCTGGCTGAAGATACAGTTGGTTCCCCAGTTAGGTTGCCTAAGGAAGGGTGCTTGGACAGGCATTGCAATTCTCTCAGGTACCATCTGAGACTTGGTAAAGTGACCCAGAGAATAGGAGGCTTCTGTGCACTTCCCAACCCAAGGGGCAGTCAGTGGAGGATGTCCTCTGCTAGTGTCACAGGAATCATTCAGTCTAGCCAGGTTAGTGCACTGTGAGTGGACACAGCTTTGGTTGAATGTGTTCATTAACCAAAACATGCCTGCAGTGCTTAAACACAGCTACAGTGGAGGCTTGTGCCAGTCTCATTACATTGATTCAGACCCACTTGGCAATACCAGGATGAGATGTGAGATATTAAGCCTGAAACAGCTCTTTCTGatgcctttttctgttttgccagCTCCTTTCTCGTGTGACATATTGCATGTGAGTGAACATTCTCCAAATGAAGGCTGAGGCTCTGTTTAGCATTACCTTGTGTTGGCTGGATACACAACAGAAACTGTAAGAGGTGGTAGAGAGGTGTCATTCCTTCCTTTACAGTGAAGTTCTCTTACACCAAGCATCCATGGTCTCCATGACAAAACTGAAGACCAAAAAGACTGTCCTGGCTAAATGGGGGTTTTTTGTAGATACTCACACGGGCAAGCTTACTTGTAGCTAACTGCATGGTGCAGTAATTTTGAGTGCAGCAAATGAGGAAGAGACAGATTTTCCCCTAGTACCTGCAAGTTAGAGGAGGGCCGGGATGAAATGGTGACGAAGCACAACACTGCCTCTTCCAGGGTTTTGGTGACAGTTCTTTGCTGACGCTCAGGCAGTCCTGCGGAGAGAGGCAAATTGCCTAACTAAAATACAAGGAGCTGAAGCTGTGGAGCAAAAACCTAAAGAGAGTTGTGAGGGAGCAGGAACATGAGGGAGGACAGGAAAAGGCAGGGTGAATTGAGAGTGGGCAGAACCAGAAATTGTAGCTAGAATTAAAAGAAGGGACAGGAATGGGAAGTAGGGTCACAGGAAGGGATCAGGATGGAAACTGAGAACAAAGAGGCTTTAAAAGAGCTAGGGTAAATGAAGACAAGATGGGTGAAACAGGGCTCTGGGAGTTCATGGGGACTGGAGTGATGCTGATGCCAAAGCCCTGGTTTAGTCTGAAGCACTTACCCAACTCTCCTGATCCTTCCAGCTgcctcaggagcagcagccgGATCCTCCCCTGCCTGCCAcctctggagggaaggggaagcagaTGCAACTGTCCATGCTCATGGCTCAGCCCTCAGAGCTCAGCCTCACTACTGCAGTGCGGATCCAGCCCATGTGACAGGCATACAGGATTGTCCTAAACGTAAGTCAGGGGGTAAAAGTCCCTTTTTCAGGTTTAAAG
This Lathamus discolor isolate bLatDis1 chromosome 4, bLatDis1.hap1, whole genome shotgun sequence DNA region includes the following protein-coding sequences:
- the PIANP gene encoding PILR alpha-associated neural protein, producing MEPSACRMPPFFCIHSLQLWHLLLLVSAVPPPGVWSLRSRGPAAPRPLCTRRSPSAPRPICIWDRTSLPERDSRLAPRQRALPPRGGELRHVVRLRRQAAGARPATPSGFEDGMPSSQYPWAIVWGPTVSDEDGGDANSANPGFPPLGYTFVSPHGMATAQPNSHSLLHNAGLNLRETPATLRPFLFGPRGEGVDPQLYVTITISIIIVLVATGIIFKFCWDRNQKRRRHSGQQSGGRQQESQQPLADLSPTTVSILGPYGDSLAPTPEAEESRQGQEKLGGHGKSTAFQLNRIPLVNL